From a region of the Candidatus Poribacteria bacterium genome:
- a CDS encoding DUF1992 domain-containing protein: MPYNVSKQIQEAMERGDFKDLPGKGKPQQRDDNPYVPPAVRTVNQMLKDNGFAPRWIELDKEIRAETENTEKLIENLKGRRSRLEAQLRAQPLKRDAIRSVFELERTRALEAYTVQLQQLNRKIQQWNLMMPLRDKQYPLHNLDAATTYFHMQCPGL, from the coding sequence ATGCCTTACAACGTCAGCAAACAGATTCAAGAAGCGATGGAGCGGGGCGATTTTAAGGACCTACCCGGCAAGGGCAAACCTCAACAACGCGATGATAATCCTTACGTCCCACCGGCAGTTCGTACGGTCAATCAGATGCTCAAGGATAACGGCTTCGCACCGCGCTGGATTGAATTGGATAAAGAAATTCGCGCCGAAACTGAGAACACCGAAAAATTAATCGAGAATCTCAAAGGACGGCGGAGCCGTTTGGAAGCACAACTCCGAGCGCAACCGTTAAAACGCGATGCGATTCGATCGGTTTTTGAACTTGAACGCACACGGGCATTGGAAGCCTACACTGTTCAGTTACAACAACTCAATCGGAAAATCCAGCAGTGGAACCTCATGATGCCGCTGCGCGATAAACAATATCCACTGCATAACCTTGATGCAGCAACCACCTATTTTCACATGCAGTGTCCCGGACTTTAA
- the atpG gene encoding ATP synthase F1 subunit gamma, with protein sequence MATLREIRRRIASIENIAQVTDAMRVVAAARLRRAQENILATRPFAEKFNTILGHLIAQIENPSHPLLESRELKRVCLISVSADRGLCGSFNSNVIRTTTQRAQHYQEQGAEVMVVCVGRRSRDHFARRDYNVIAEYVNIFRQLTFDTAVDIVEEFEHLYRDKQVDRVEVIYNDFRSAILQVVLVEQLLPLTPEVPTGDELFLDYLYEPEQEAIFQSVLAKHLNMQMWKVLLDSNAAEQAARMAAMENATRNANELIDDLILQRNRARQTQITTEISEIVSGAAALEG encoded by the coding sequence ATGGCAACATTACGTGAAATCAGACGGCGTATCGCAAGTATTGAAAACATCGCGCAGGTAACAGACGCGATGCGAGTGGTTGCTGCGGCGCGGTTACGCCGGGCACAGGAAAATATCCTAGCCACCCGTCCTTTCGCCGAAAAGTTCAATACAATTCTAGGACACCTGATCGCCCAGATCGAGAATCCCTCTCATCCATTGCTAGAATCGCGTGAACTCAAGCGCGTTTGCCTAATATCTGTCTCCGCAGACCGTGGACTGTGTGGCAGTTTTAACAGTAACGTGATCCGAACAACAACCCAACGGGCACAACACTACCAAGAACAGGGAGCGGAAGTGATGGTCGTCTGTGTTGGTAGACGCAGCCGAGATCATTTTGCGCGGCGCGATTATAACGTTATAGCTGAATATGTGAACATTTTTCGGCAATTGACATTTGACACCGCGGTTGACATTGTGGAGGAGTTTGAACATCTATACAGGGACAAGCAGGTCGACAGGGTAGAAGTGATTTATAACGATTTCAGATCCGCGATTCTACAAGTAGTTTTGGTCGAGCAATTGTTGCCACTTACCCCTGAAGTGCCAACCGGTGATGAACTCTTCCTCGATTACCTATATGAGCCAGAACAAGAGGCAATTTTTCAGTCTGTATTGGCAAAACACCTGAACATGCAGATGTGGAAGGTCTTGTTGGATTCCAACGCCGCAGAGCAAGCGGCGCGGATGGCGGCGATGGAAAATGCGACGCGCAACGCCAATGAGCTTATTGATGATTTAATTCTTCAGCGTAACCGTGCCCGTCAAACTCAGATTACCACAGAGATTTCTGAGATTGTGAGCGGTGCAGCGGCGCTAGAGGGTTAA
- a CDS encoding cupin domain-containing protein: MSVQQPIIINQEELAWEGWEDADLAAKSAIRWKLLVTGEKGPSSGLVMGVAEFPPDTRLPLHRHEPEETYYVASGNGHMVIDDHESEIGPGSAIYIPSNAKHAVRCTGAEPLIFVFSFVCNRFDQIVYHFDK; this comes from the coding sequence ATGAGCGTGCAGCAACCCATCATTATCAATCAAGAAGAACTCGCTTGGGAAGGTTGGGAGGACGCGGACCTTGCCGCCAAGAGTGCGATCCGCTGGAAGCTCCTGGTTACCGGAGAAAAGGGACCGAGCAGTGGGCTTGTAATGGGTGTAGCGGAGTTTCCGCCTGACACCCGGCTCCCTCTTCACCGCCACGAGCCAGAGGAAACATACTACGTCGCCAGCGGCAATGGTCACATGGTAATTGACGATCACGAATCAGAAATTGGCCCGGGTTCAGCAATCTACATTCCGTCCAACGCCAAACATGCTGTCCGATGTACCGGTGCCGAGCCGCTGATCTTTGTGTTCTCATTCGTGTGCAACCGCTTTGACCAAATAGTTTACCACTTCGATAAGTAG
- the atpA gene encoding F0F1 ATP synthase subunit alpha, which yields MAREVRPDEVSNILKQQLLQYSQQVDVYDSGTVLEVGDGIARVHGLANVMASEMIEFPNGVAGMAFNLEEDNVGCVLFGEDKLIHEGDLAKRTNRLLEVPVGEALLGRVVNALGQPIDGKGEIQTDDTLPVERKGLGIVQRQPVNEPLYTGLKAIDSMTPIGRGQRELIIGDRQTGKTAIPIDTIINQKNTDVFCIYVAVGQKGSTVAQVVNTLEQYGAMDYTVVVSAPASEPSPLQYLAPYTGTSMGEYFRDKGQHALVIYDDLTKHAWAYRQMSLLSRRPPGREAYPGDVFYLHSRLLERAAKLSDELGGGSLTSLPIIEIFEGDLTTYIPTNVISITDGQIYLTSELFNQGVRPAIDVGTSVSRVGGDAQTRAMKSDEVAGTLKLDLASFREVAAFAQFGSDLDASTQAQLRRGEQLVELLKQPQYEPMSVEKQVASIFCGSNGYLDDLETTEVAQFESEFLAYMERNHADILKAIVDTGELSDELIEQLQTAVQSFKDGFKSEE from the coding sequence ATGGCAAGAGAAGTCAGACCCGACGAAGTATCGAACATTCTAAAACAACAATTACTACAATATAGCCAGCAAGTTGACGTATACGATTCAGGAACCGTGCTTGAGGTTGGCGACGGGATCGCCCGTGTCCACGGACTTGCCAACGTCATGGCGAGTGAAATGATTGAATTTCCCAACGGCGTTGCCGGTATGGCATTTAACCTTGAAGAGGATAATGTCGGCTGCGTCCTCTTCGGCGAAGATAAGTTAATCCATGAGGGAGACCTCGCCAAGCGGACGAACAGATTGCTCGAAGTGCCTGTCGGTGAAGCCCTGCTTGGGCGCGTCGTAAACGCTCTTGGACAACCAATTGACGGCAAAGGCGAAATTCAGACCGACGACACCCTCCCTGTTGAACGGAAGGGATTGGGTATTGTGCAGCGTCAGCCGGTGAACGAACCACTTTATACCGGCTTGAAGGCGATTGACAGCATGACGCCAATCGGACGGGGGCAGCGGGAGCTAATCATTGGTGACCGTCAAACGGGTAAAACGGCTATCCCGATCGATACCATCATTAACCAAAAAAATACCGATGTATTCTGTATCTATGTGGCGGTTGGGCAGAAAGGTTCAACGGTTGCACAGGTCGTGAATACCCTAGAACAGTACGGCGCAATGGATTACACGGTTGTCGTTTCTGCACCGGCAAGTGAACCGTCTCCGCTCCAATACCTTGCACCCTACACAGGGACTTCGATGGGAGAATACTTCCGCGATAAGGGACAACACGCGCTGGTTATTTACGATGATCTTACCAAACATGCGTGGGCGTATCGTCAGATGTCGCTGCTTTCACGGCGTCCACCGGGCCGGGAAGCGTATCCGGGCGATGTCTTTTATCTGCACTCCCGTTTGTTGGAGCGTGCCGCAAAACTTAGTGATGAATTAGGCGGCGGTTCGTTGACCTCCCTGCCGATTATCGAAATCTTTGAAGGCGACCTCACCACCTATATTCCAACGAATGTGATTTCGATCACCGATGGGCAGATTTACTTAACATCGGAACTGTTTAACCAAGGCGTCCGCCCGGCGATTGATGTCGGTACTTCAGTGTCCCGCGTTGGTGGAGACGCCCAGACACGAGCGATGAAGTCCGATGAAGTCGCAGGCACACTGAAACTCGACCTAGCTAGCTTCCGAGAGGTTGCCGCTTTCGCTCAGTTTGGATCTGATCTGGACGCTTCTACGCAAGCCCAACTTCGGCGTGGAGAGCAACTCGTTGAATTGCTGAAACAACCCCAATACGAACCGATGTCCGTTGAAAAACAGGTTGCATCAATTTTCTGTGGATCAAACGGATACCTAGATGATCTTGAAACGACTGAAGTGGCACAGTTTGAATCTGAATTCTTGGCATATATGGAAAGAAACCATGCAGACATTCTCAAGGCGATTGTTGATACAGGGGAACTCAGTGATGAATTGATTGAACAACTCCAAACCGCCGTGCAGAGTTTTAAGGATGGGTTCAAATCCGAAGAATAA